A single Nisaea sp. DNA region contains:
- a CDS encoding Fe2+-dependent dioxygenase, with protein sequence MVAVIRGLLNKDQVKTIAAKLFSAQFIDGSSSGGPLGKDIKKNTQVPPNSPQYREMAELVMGAMKANETVAIKALPRRILSPIFASYTTGNKYGEHIDAALMGPYPGMRTDLSITIFLNKPDAYEGGELVLSTDFGDQVYKEEPGDAVLYPTHYLHHVTPVTSGRRLAIITWMESMVPDPLKREVISDLAETQAILTGSNVDKKAVLMLEKGRLNLLRMWAQT encoded by the coding sequence ATGGTTGCGGTCATACGCGGGCTATTGAACAAGGATCAGGTGAAAACCATCGCGGCGAAGCTGTTTTCGGCGCAATTCATCGATGGTAGCTCGAGCGGCGGACCGCTCGGCAAGGACATCAAGAAAAACACGCAAGTACCACCGAACAGCCCCCAGTATCGCGAAATGGCGGAACTGGTGATGGGCGCGATGAAAGCCAACGAGACGGTCGCCATCAAGGCCCTGCCCCGGCGCATCCTATCGCCGATCTTCGCCTCCTACACCACCGGCAACAAATATGGCGAGCATATCGACGCGGCGCTGATGGGCCCCTATCCAGGCATGCGCACGGATCTCTCGATTACCATATTTCTGAACAAGCCGGATGCCTATGAGGGCGGAGAGCTGGTTCTGAGCACCGATTTCGGCGATCAGGTCTACAAGGAGGAGCCCGGCGATGCGGTGCTCTACCCGACACATTATCTGCACCATGTAACCCCGGTGACATCCGGGCGGCGCCTCGCCATCATCACCTGGATGGAAAGCATGGTGCCCGACCCGCTGAAACGGGAAGTCATCAGCGACCTTGCGGAAACGCAAGCCATCCTCACCGGCTCAAATGTAGATAAAAAAGCCGTTCTAATGCTCGAGAAGGGCCGGCTCAACCTGCTGCGCATGTGGGCGCAGACCTGA
- the mdoH gene encoding glucans biosynthesis glucosyltransferase MdoH, with product MDTGHRMGAGLSVTSRSVTARRILFFGLVSSTILALVSALTYVFAADGLRGIEIAMIVVFALNTPWMVIGFWNAVIGFSLLHFKRDWLRSVTGLSGLKDETSAISSRTAIVMPVHNESPDLVVGNLKAMTDSLDATGLSDTFDVFLLSDTTDPDIALREQGLFEAWRDGNERPDRLHYRRRTDNSRQKVGNIEDFCTRWGDGFDFMIVLDADSVMSGPAILRLVRLMQHNPALGILQTLVTGMPASSAFARMFQFGMRHGMRSYTTGSAWWQGPDGPYWGHNAILRVQAFRRNCALPALPGTRPLGGEILSHDQVEAVFMRRGGYEVRVLPLEDGSYEENPTTLPDFLTRDLRWCQGNMQYLKLFRHPSLIRGVRPMGRLQLLLAIMMYTGAPLWFAFMGLGLADLCLSAASSGGTAPAVAAPGFGLALFAAVMGMTFAPKLFGILDIALRRAGRLSYGGGLRVAAGTLLETVFSLLLSPVVALAQTIFVFGLFFGKRIRWDAQERDDRRVTLREALGGLWLQTALGATFLTVLSLVAPHILPWAAPVIAGLLVSVPFAVVTSMPTLGRLFRLCGLCAIPEEKLVPEVLREAQVRAPEPALIRRAAPTVRPLADPERA from the coding sequence GTCACCAGTCGCAGCGTGACCGCGCGGCGTATCTTATTTTTTGGTCTGGTTTCGAGCACTATTCTCGCTCTGGTATCAGCGCTCACTTATGTGTTCGCGGCAGACGGCCTGCGCGGCATCGAAATCGCAATGATTGTCGTCTTCGCCCTGAATACGCCGTGGATGGTGATCGGCTTCTGGAATGCGGTGATCGGTTTCTCCCTGCTGCATTTCAAGCGCGACTGGCTCCGCTCTGTGACCGGTCTTTCTGGTTTGAAGGACGAGACGTCCGCGATCAGCAGCCGGACGGCGATCGTCATGCCGGTCCATAACGAAAGCCCCGATCTGGTCGTCGGCAATCTGAAAGCCATGACGGACAGTTTGGATGCGACGGGGCTGTCCGATACCTTCGATGTTTTCCTTTTGAGCGACACGACCGATCCGGACATCGCGTTGCGCGAACAAGGCCTGTTCGAGGCATGGCGCGACGGAAACGAGCGCCCGGATCGGCTTCATTACCGGCGCCGGACGGACAACAGTCGTCAGAAGGTCGGCAATATCGAGGATTTCTGCACGCGCTGGGGCGATGGTTTCGACTTCATGATCGTCCTGGATGCGGACAGCGTGATGTCTGGCCCGGCGATCCTGCGCCTGGTTCGGCTTATGCAGCACAACCCCGCGCTCGGCATCCTGCAGACTTTGGTGACCGGTATGCCTGCCAGCAGTGCCTTCGCCCGCATGTTCCAGTTCGGCATGCGTCACGGAATGCGCTCCTACACGACAGGCAGCGCCTGGTGGCAGGGGCCGGACGGACCGTACTGGGGGCATAATGCCATCTTGCGGGTCCAGGCATTTCGGCGAAACTGCGCACTTCCCGCTCTGCCCGGAACGCGTCCGCTCGGCGGGGAGATCCTGAGCCACGACCAGGTCGAAGCGGTCTTCATGCGCCGTGGAGGCTACGAGGTCCGGGTGTTGCCGCTGGAAGATGGCAGCTATGAGGAAAACCCGACGACACTGCCGGATTTCCTGACCCGCGACCTGCGCTGGTGCCAGGGCAACATGCAATATCTCAAATTGTTCCGGCATCCCTCTCTGATCCGTGGCGTCCGGCCGATGGGACGGCTGCAATTGCTGCTTGCCATCATGATGTATACCGGCGCGCCGCTCTGGTTCGCCTTCATGGGGCTGGGGCTGGCGGATCTGTGCCTGTCGGCGGCCTCCAGCGGTGGGACCGCTCCCGCCGTGGCGGCGCCCGGTTTCGGACTGGCCCTGTTTGCGGCCGTCATGGGGATGACCTTTGCGCCAAAACTGTTCGGCATCCTCGATATCGCGCTGCGCCGGGCCGGACGCCTGTCTTATGGCGGTGGCCTGCGGGTTGCCGCCGGAACCTTGCTGGAGACAGTCTTCTCGCTGCTGCTGTCGCCGGTTGTGGCTTTGGCGCAGACCATCTTCGTATTCGGCCTGTTTTTCGGCAAGCGGATACGATGGGACGCGCAGGAACGGGACGACAGGCGGGTGACGTTGCGGGAAGCGCTGGGCGGTCTCTGGCTGCAGACGGCACTTGGAGCCACATTCCTTACGGTGCTTTCACTGGTCGCGCCGCATATCCTGCCGTGGGCCGCGCCCGTGATTGCCGGCCTGCTGGTGTCCGTGCCGTTCGCGGTCGTGACCTCGATGCCGACTCTTGGCCGTTTGTTCCGTCTGTGCGGACTGTGCGCTATTCCCGAGGAAAAACTGGTTCCGGAGGTGCTGCGGGAAGCCCAGGTTAGGGCGCCAGAGCCAGCACTCATCCGGCGCGCCGCGCCGACGGTCCGCCCACTGGCCGATCCGGAGCGTGCCTGA
- a CDS encoding glutathione S-transferase family protein produces MGMLVDGEWHSDDADAKTKNGRFQRQNSAFRNAVEDAPGARFAPESGRYHLYVSYACPWAHRTLIARSLKGLVPHIDISVVDPHMGDDGWFFGDDPDGTNDPVNGARFLREVYVKADPSYTGRVTVPVLWDKKEGTIVSNESSEILRMFNSAFNGLEDVDAALDLYPENLRAEIDAVNEGVYTDINNGVYRNGFAGTQEAYEEAYDALFARLDDLEERLGRSRYLVGNRVTEADWRLFVTLVRFDAVYFTHFKCNRQRISDFPNISNYLRDLFQVGDVAETVNMRHIKQHYFGSHKNLNPKGIVPKGPLLDFHLPHDRARLLAA; encoded by the coding sequence ATGGGCATGCTGGTGGACGGCGAATGGCATTCTGACGATGCTGATGCGAAAACGAAGAATGGTCGCTTCCAGCGCCAGAACTCGGCTTTTCGCAATGCTGTCGAAGATGCGCCCGGTGCCCGGTTCGCTCCTGAGTCCGGGCGATATCACCTTTATGTGTCATATGCCTGCCCATGGGCGCACCGCACACTCATCGCCCGATCCCTGAAGGGGCTGGTGCCGCATATCGATATCTCCGTGGTCGATCCGCATATGGGCGATGACGGCTGGTTCTTCGGTGACGATCCGGATGGCACTAACGACCCGGTCAACGGTGCCCGGTTCCTGCGCGAGGTTTATGTGAAGGCAGATCCTTCCTATACGGGCCGCGTCACAGTGCCGGTGCTCTGGGACAAGAAGGAAGGCACGATCGTTTCCAATGAATCCTCCGAGATCCTGCGCATGTTCAACAGCGCCTTTAATGGATTGGAGGATGTGGATGCGGCGCTGGATCTTTATCCGGAGAACCTTCGTGCGGAAATCGATGCCGTGAACGAGGGCGTCTATACCGACATCAATAACGGGGTCTACCGGAACGGATTTGCCGGGACACAGGAAGCCTACGAGGAAGCCTATGATGCATTGTTTGCCCGGCTGGATGACCTCGAGGAAAGGCTTGGCCGGAGCCGGTATCTCGTCGGAAATCGGGTCACGGAGGCGGATTGGCGGCTGTTTGTAACGCTTGTCAGATTCGATGCGGTCTATTTCACGCACTTCAAGTGCAACCGTCAGCGGATTTCCGATTTTCCAAATATTTCCAATTATTTGCGGGATCTGTTCCAGGTCGGTGATGTGGCTGAAACGGTGAATATGCGGCATATCAAGCAACATTATTTCGGCAGTCATAAGAACCTCAATCCCAAGGGCATTGTGCCGAAGGGACCGTTGCTTGATTTCCATCTGCCACATGATCGTGCCCGCCTTCTGGCGGCCTGA
- a CDS encoding NUDIX hydrolase, with amino-acid sequence MTEQQDQAVWQVVATRDVYDNPWIRVVEHDVIDPNGNPGLYCVVRVKGLAVGILPVDHQGMTWLVGQQRFPRDYYSWELPEGGGSFEDPQGSAERELLEETGLKAGGWQEILRMDLSNAITDEQAIGFIAWDLEEGMAQPEACERLELRRLPVREAVEMALNGEIVDAFAQTMLLKADALARRGMLPAGLALHFTG; translated from the coding sequence ATGACGGAACAGCAGGACCAGGCGGTCTGGCAGGTGGTAGCGACACGGGATGTTTACGACAATCCGTGGATCCGCGTTGTCGAGCATGATGTCATCGATCCGAACGGCAACCCGGGCCTCTACTGTGTCGTTCGGGTGAAGGGGTTGGCGGTCGGTATTCTGCCGGTGGATCACCAGGGCATGACTTGGCTCGTCGGCCAACAGCGTTTCCCGCGTGACTATTACAGTTGGGAGCTGCCGGAAGGCGGTGGCTCCTTCGAAGACCCGCAAGGTTCTGCTGAACGGGAACTGCTTGAGGAAACCGGCCTGAAAGCCGGAGGCTGGCAGGAAATCCTGCGCATGGACCTCTCGAACGCGATCACGGACGAGCAGGCAATCGGTTTCATCGCCTGGGACCTTGAAGAAGGGATGGCGCAACCTGAAGCATGTGAGCGGCTTGAGTTGCGGCGCCTGCCGGTGCGCGAGGCGGTCGAAATGGCCCTCAACGGCGAGATCGTGGATGCATTTGCCCAGACCATGTTGCTGAAAGCCGATGCGCTCGCCCGGCGCGGTATGTTACCGGCCGGGCTGGCACTGCATTTCACCGGATAA